The following proteins are encoded in a genomic region of Oryzias latipes chromosome 17, ASM223467v1:
- the LOC101160509 gene encoding xin actin-binding repeat-containing protein 1 isoform X2, with product MAEAVSKVTVSQPRHEEEDLLPPPPPPVPPRPTDYEDATALPVPPPKETFSTFYQQRQKSELKRLFKHIHPDLRAGLDDAVDDDIMKAVQSESNQDQAYSGEVQSMKWIFENWTLDNIGDPHETRKLLLEEELKGGDVRNTSLVFEGNDSRVLKPVERQTSVMGDVRTSMWLFETQPLDSFNKPKTEEGELVEALLREPIQPGNVRGTRLLFESKPLSDLGQCNSCEDHTFLKLKSELQEQKGDVQKTVKLFQTDPGCAIRDNSGNIHEIKSICREEINSSEIHTARWLFETQPLDLINKGVDGVKIIRGISLEEGQKGGVDQKRWMFETQSFETIQEAIGADKLEAQVAICPGEADVSNKKKLSERQPLVSLKGDAAETSVEKEEVIGGDVKTSLWLFETQPMEALGENDEVGRLKKITISAEEQGGVKDRKQIFQNGGMHRDVLPKKQVIEKGDVKGFKQLFETILLSKSAESQESFAIMKTIEGGNVKENKLMFETTPLYAIKDSSGNLHEVTTVSREEFVKGKVKNYKWMFETKPLDELADRNGNVEVIKGITRQEECTGDLNMAKWLFETQTIDGIHCKVNQTEKTSSDREELCKGDVKTCKWLFETQSMDVQCEKDERLKDQDLTDGTNVRSITWLFESQPLDSIKQGEPYSLRLCSTVQDSVRSQVDVQTVKHLFETETLDRIRKDSDSEQDLRCISQVNFQSGDVSRVKELFESQSLNEIGSEIVKATESQSQDEEIEKGSVHKVTWMFENCPMNLINKDSDKSNTQRLSQESGDVQNKKFIFETSSLDKIQKEPLKQVSASVEEPVSNVDVKSSTMMFESLPLYAIRDKEGQFHEVTTVKKEEVMSGDVRGARWMFETKPLDAIKAENEVYVIRAVTQEDVNKGGVESARWKFETQPLDSFGGQDEPSVSVSEDFGSISVQENKKLFESEPSNQKFVRTVSVTDVQRGDVRTSTWLFENQTIDHLKGEPEEQSPVKIVHREDSQKGDVKRCTWLFESNPLDKIKDSENTTVQGVEEIPKTDVKCTTWLFETTPLDKITANSVADTLSYLHQNHFVQSSGIIIETNEGKSITMAKYLLESNTGVQIQKEDVVQGNISNIMLQLLLTPTLAPQITLLRQTEKGEANTTVVELPVLELTDSTTFESDQRARNIVQTIDQLLIPNKNLKKGIIMQETGEGRAEMSVYSLYINKETRTESHVTEKGDVKSTIGNLLASAQSQRPAVSCRVDESEKGNVNLLKSCIEKGDLEYLRSLYAEASECEADGGLLVKEQFDTVHGSVKEAKRSLHQQKEHMERSICDVLPGDVKNAKKVFSSECALSIESCILKEEIIPGDVSSAKKQLFVKQPIILDKEEVVPGDIKATMESLELAKEQSRHMEREIIVPGTIYDIDLSTHGPVEEGNQAQKEVIISGNVKAAKRSLEMAKQQSMHVERELVVPGKIFNLSTVAQEESSSTLVQSSSSTKCQQIRTHPKVSDAERDHRGQIFFEANQSSPFVDNSCAPESMPPSDVCDYNGHTTEDETEEIIMGDVKAAIRSLQSPPADHKVVEKNNIVRGNMQLALDSLEKSNINVSRGDYKAAMIYRNSGRASPCSRRSRTVHNHCAVVSVPPSDTTLSPSISVTCEGQPAIATQSPSPNPIAHGNTSVSWSEGVTPSLPPEKGEKPQEQKPALPPKPQWMKSVAPERPTPAPSAASPQTQKQPVPTSPQSKQQDIPTHRTMNKYADEVDINQTIDSKIEETQMLSITKRKADFQLPENDDGLIKKINAAEEIQMWKRNHAGEGKEEMNTSFQSVVQKFDRQDSDVSNPRFVLPKKVKVTNDAKTDKSDTVAQTSHINSSVKAWHSHSNEQQKPVCQEKVVLREKKVRETENERRQRLSVHKEEIMRENEQAAMEIFENLRKREELKGVLSQVKEIEGETSAEEKSSIKTLYVPEWMVTSNKTAKQSKTAAKKVEAEAQDDDLESISSVEMAFEDLEKASKDIRKLKEQTLTKLLDIEETIKKALYSVSNLKSEADIAGLSGLFDESMKTEQNLQSANNIKKISIVSSKTKPVCAKETTDLKCPKEEVPKKRLVRQSSSQSSPSFISIHSARKPMEQPKPTMMTFKPQADGANQSLDRPQQQVSVLEVKTLPEKPAGIIDTKTVRETYEESDGFGNVFVSSVTSTFVSNHSDSKASALFEAMGSPTRYEAVTSPLMRRPRHPFDDKVFSRPKEEGTVFVTFSRPK from the coding sequence aTGGCCGAAGCAGTCAGTAAAGTGACAGTTTCTCAACCACGTCATGAGGAAGAAGACCTgcttcctcctccacctcctcctgtaCCACCTAGACCCACTGACTATGAAGATGCTACAGCCCTTCCTGTGCCTCCTCCTAAAGAAACCTTCTCCACATTCTACCAGCAGCGGCAGAAGAGCGAGCTGAAGAGGCTTTTCAAACACATCCATCCCGACCTGCGGGCGGGGCTCGATGATGCAGTGGATGACGATATCATGAAGGCAGTGCAGTCGGAGAGCAACCAGGACCAAGCCTATAGTGGTGAAGTGCAGTCTATGAAGTGGATCTTTGAGAACTGGACTCTGGACAACATTGGAGATCCCCACGAAACCAGAAAGTTACTGCTTGAGGAGGAGTTAAAAGGTGGAGATGTTAGAAACACCTCCCTAGTGTTTGAGGGCAACGACAGCCGTGTGCTCAAACCTGTTGAGCGTCAGACCTCAGTCATGGGAGATGTAAGAACATCTATGTGGTTGTTTGAGACCCAACCTTTAGATTCCTTCAATAAACCAAAAACTGAAGAGGGAGAACTTGTTGAGGCACTTCTGAGAGAGCCTATCCAGCCCGGCAACGTCAGAGGGACTCGACTTCTTTTTGAGTCCAAACCGCTGAGTGACTTGGGGCAATGTAACTCCTGTGAGGATCACACCTTCCTGAAGCTTAAATCAGAGCTTCAGGAGCAGAAAGGAGACGTCCAGAAGACAGTAAAGCTCTTCCAGACAGATCCTGGCTGTGCCATCAGAGACAACAGCGGTAACATCCACGAGATTAAATCCATCTGCAGGGAGGAGATCAACAGCAGTGAAATCCATACGGCTCGTTGGCTTTTTGAAACTCAGCCTTTGGATCTGATCAATAAAGGCGTTGATGGGGTGAAAATAATTCGGGGTATATCTCTGGAAGAAGGGCAGAAAGGAGGAGTTGATCAAAAGAGGTGGATGTTTGAAACTCAGTCGTTCGAAACAATTCAAGAAGCCATTGGCGCAGATAAGCTTGAGGCTCAAGTAGCCATCTGTCCAGGAGAGGCTGATGTCAGCAACAAAAAGAAGCTCTCTGAAAGGCAGCCACTGGTGAGTCTAAAAGGTGATGCTGCCGAAACATCTGTGGAGAAGGAAGAGGTTATTGGTGGAGATGTCAAGACTTCGCTGTGGCTGTTTGAAACACAGCCCATGGAGGCCCTTGGGGAAAATGATGAGGTTGGGCGTTTAAAGAAAATTACCATTTCAGCTGAAGAACAAGGAGGAgtaaaagacagaaagcaaataTTTCAGAATGGCGGTATGCATAGGGACGTCTTGCCGAAAAAGCAGGTGATAGAGAAGGGGGATGTAAAGGGATTCAAGCAACTTTTTGAAACAATTCTCTTGAGCAAAAGTGCTGAAAGTCAGGAGAGTTTTGCTATAATGAAGACTATTGAAGGtggaaatgtaaaagaaaacaaactcatgTTTGAAACAACTCCTTTATACGCAATAAAAGACAGTTCTGGAAACCTCCATGAAGTCACAACCGTCAGCCGGGAGGAATTCGTCAAAGGAAAAGTCAAAAACTACAAGTGGATGTTTGAGACCAAGCCCTTAGACGAGCTAGCAGATAGAAATGGAAACGTTGAGGTGATCAAAGGAATCACCAGACAGGAGGAGTGCACAGGTGACCTCAACATGGCTAAGTGGCTTTTTGAAACTCAGACAATAGATGGCATCCATTGTAAGGTCAaccagacagaaaaaacatcttcagACAGAGAGGAGCTTTGCAAAGGTGACGTCAAGACGTGCAAATGGTTGTTTGAGACCCAATCGATGGACGTTCAATGCGAAAAAGATGAAAGACTGAAGGATCAAGATTTAACTGACGGTACCAACGTCAGATCTATTACCTGGCTTTTTGAGTCCCAGCCTCTTGACAGCATCAAACAGGGTGAGCCATACAGTTTAAGACTATGCAGCACCGTTCAGGATTCTGTCAGATCACAAGTCGACGTTCAAACCGTCAAACATCTTTTTGAAACTGAGACCTTGGACAGAATAAGAAAGGATTCAGATTCAGAGCAAGACCTCAGGTGCATCAGTCAGGTTAACTTTCAGTCAGGTGACGTCTCTCGTGTCAAGGAGCTTTTTGAGTCCCAGTCACTTAACGAAATAGGATCTGAAATTGTAAAAGCTACTGAAAGCCAGAGCCAAGATGAAGAGATTGAAAAAGGGTCAGTTCATAAAGTTACTTGGATGTTCGAGAACTGCCCAATGAACTTGATCAACAAGGACAGCGACAAATCCAATACGCAGAGACTCAGTCAGGAAAGCGGCGATGTACAGAACAAGAAGTTTATATTTGAAACTTCCTCGCTGGACAAAATCCAAAAGGAGCCCCTTAAGCAGGTATCAGCCTCTGTGGAAGAGCCTGTGAGCAATGTTGACGTGAAGTCTAGCACCATGATGTTTGAATCCCTGCCACTGTATGCCATCAGAGACAAGGAGGGCCAGTTTCATGAAGTGACAACTGTGAAAAAGGAAGAGGTGATGAGTGGTGATGTTAGAGGAGCGAGGTGGATGTTTGAGACGAAACCGCTCGATGCCATCAAAGCGGAAAATGAAGTCTACGTGATACGAGCTGTCACGCAAGAAGATGTCAACAAAGGTGGTGTTGAATCAGCCAGGTGGAAGTTTGAAACTCAACCTTTAGACTCCTTTGGGGGCCAAGATGAACCTTCAGTCAGTGTTTCTGAAGACTTTGGAAGTATTAGTgtacaggaaaataaaaagctgtttgagTCTGAGCCATCGAACCAGAAGTTTGTGAGAACGGTGAGTGTCACTGATGTCCAGCGGGGTGACGTGAGAACTTCGACCTGGCTCTTCGAGAATCAGACCATTGACCATCTGAAGGGGGAACCTGAGGAACAGAGTCCAGTGAAAATTGTCCACAGGGAAGACAGCCAGAAGGGAGATGTAAAGCGCTGCACTTGGCTATTTGAATCCAACCCGCTGGACAAAATCAAAGACTCAGAAAACACTACAGTCCAAGGTGTCGAGGAGATTCCTAAAACCGACGTAAAGTGCACCACCTGGCTCTTTGAGACCACCCCACTGGACAAAATCACAGCCAACAGCGTGGCTGATACTCTTTCATACTTACACCAGAATCATTTTGTGCAATCGAGTGGCATTATTATAGAAACTAATGAAGGCAAGAGTATTACCATGGCAAAATATCTGCTTGAGAGTAACACGGGCGTTCAGATTCAGAAGGAGGATGTGGTTCAAGGCAACATAAGTAACATCatgctccagctgctgctaaCGCCGACTCTGGCCCCACAAATCACGCTTCtgagacaaacagaaaaaggtgAAGCTAACACCACAGTGGTTGAGCTTCCAGTCTTGGAGTTGACTGACTCTACCACTTTTGAAAGTGATCAAAGAGCTAGAAACATTGTTCAAACAATAGATCAGCTTCTCATTCCAAATAAGAACCTCAAGAAGGGAATCATAATGCAAGAGACTGGAGAGGGACGAGCAGAAATGTCTGTTTATTCACTCTACATCAACAAAGAAACCAGAACAGAGAGTCATGTCACAGAGAAAGGAGACGTTAAGTCTACGATTGGAAACCTGCTGGCGTCTGCTCAAAGTCAAAGACCAGCAGTTTCATGCAGAGTGGACGAAAGTGAGAAGGGAAACGTGAATTTGTTAAAAAGCTGCATTGAAAAAGGAGACCTTGAATATCTGAGGAGTCTTTATGCTGAGGCATCTGAGTGTGAAGCTGATGGCGGCCTGTTGGTGAAGGAGCAGTTTGACACAGTGCATGGGAGTGTGAAGGAAGCCAAGAGAAGCCTTCACCAACAAAAGGAGCACATGGAAAGATCCATCTGTGACGTTTTACCGGGAGACGTAAAGAATGCCAAAAAGGTTTTCTCCTCTGAGTGCGCACTTAGCATTGAGAGCTGCATACTAAAGGAGGAAATCATCCCTGGAGATGTCTCATCAGCAAAGAAGCAACTTTTTGTGAAGCAACCAATAATTTTGGACAAAGAAGAGGTGGTTCCAGGTGATATCAAAGCAACCATGGAGTCTTTGGAGCTTGCAAAAGAGCAGAGCAGGCACATGGAACGGGAAATCATTGTGCCTGGAACTATCTACGACATAGACCTGTCAACCCATGGTCCCGTAGAAGAAGGGAATCAAGCACAAAAGGAAGTCATAATATCTGGAAACgtaaaagcagcaaaaagatCTCTTGAAATGGCAAAACAGCAAAGCATGCACGTGGAGCGAGAGTTGGTTGTTCCTGGAAAAATATTCAACTTGAGCACTGTGGCCCAAGAAGAAAGTTCCTCCACTCTGGTGCAatcttcttcctccaccaagTGCCAGCAAATCAGGACTCATCCCAAGGTCAGTGATGCAGAGAGAGATCATAGAGGTCAGATTTTTTTTGAGGCTAATCAATCAAGTCCATTTGTAGACAATAGTTGTGCACCAGAGTCAATGCCACCTTCTGATGTTTGCGATTATAATGGTCACACAACTGAAGATGAGACAGAGGAGATTATTATGGGAGATGTGAAGGCAGCGATCAGGTCTCTGCAGAGTCCACCGGCAGATCACAAggttgtagaaaaaaacaacattgttaGAGGAAATATGCAATTGGCTTTGGACTCTCTGGAGAAATCAAATATAAATGTGTCCAGAGGAGACTACAAAGCTGCCATGATATACAGGAATTCAGGCAGGGCTTCTCCTTGTTCAAGGAGAAGCAGAACTGTTCACAATCATTGTGCTGTGGTGTCTGTGCCTCCATCTGACACAACGTTATCTCCTTCAATTTCAGTAACCTGTGAAGGACAGCCAGCCATAGCAACACAGAGTCCATCCCCCAACCCTATAGCACATGGAAACACTAGTGTGTCCTGGTCTGAAGGAGTAACGCCATCTTTACCTCCCGAAAAGGGTGAAAAACCACAGGAGCAGAAGCCAGCTTTACCACCAAAGCCACAATGGATGAAATCCGTGGCCCCTGAAAGACCAACTCCGGCCCCCAGTGCAGCGTCTCCCCAGACACAAAAACAGCCAGTTCCTACGTCTCCCCAAAGCAAACAACAAGATATCCCAACTCACCGAACAATGAACAAATATGCAGATGAAGTCGATATTAACCAAACAATTGACTCAAAGATTGAGGAAACACAAATGTTGTCAATTACAAAGAGGAAAGCAGACTTCCAACTGCCTGAAAATGATGACGGtctgataaagaaaataaatgcagcTGAGGAGATTCAGATGTGGAAGAGGAACCATGCAGGAGAAGGAAAAGAGGAGATGAATACCAGcttccagtctgttgttcagaaGTTTGACAGACAGGACAGTGATGTTTCCAACCCAAGATTTGTGCTGCCGAAGAAGGTTAAAGTCACAAATGACgcaaaaacagataaaagcGACACTGTGGCGCAAACGTCCCACATTAACAGTTCAGTCAAGGCATGGCACTCACATTCAAATGAACAGCAGAAACCAGTATGTCAGGAAAAAGTTGttctcagagagaaaaaagtgagggagacagaaaatgaaagaagacaAAGGCTTTCTGTCCACAAGGAGGAGATCATGAGAGAAAATGAGCAGGCAGCCATGGAAATTTTTGAAAATCTAAGGAAACGGGAGGAGCTCAAAGGAGTCCTTTCTCAGGTGAAGGAGATAGAAGGAGAGACCTCCGCAGAGGAGAAAAGCTCCATCAAGACGTTGTATGTTCCCGAGTGGATGGTGACGTCGAATAAAACTGCAAAGCAAAGTAAAACGGCTGCAAAGAAAGTTGAAGCAGAAGCGCAGGATGATGATCTAGAGAGCATCTCGTCCGTTGAGATGGCATTTGAAGATCTGGAGAAGGCTAGCAAAGACATACGGAAGCTGAAAGAACAGACGTTAACAAAGCTTCTTGACAttgaagaaacaataaaaaaagctttatattCTGTGTCCAATCTAAAATCTGAGGCGGACATTGCAGGACTGTCAGGACTGTTTGACGAGTCTATGAAAACAGAGCAAAATCTTCAATCTGCCAACAACATTAAGAAGATAAGTATTGTATCAAGCAAGACCAAACCAGTCTGCGCCAAAGAGACGACAGATTTAAAATGTCCTAAAGAAGAAGTTCCCAAAAAAAGACTTGTCCGGCAATCATCCTCTCAATCCTCCCCTTCGTTTATCTCCATTCACTCAGCAAGAAAGCCTATGGAGCAACCAAAACCCACCATGATGACGTTCAAACCACAAGCTGATGGCGCCAATCAGAGTTTGGATCGTCCTCAACAGCAGGTCAGTGTGCTGGAAGTCAAGACCCTTCCAGAGAAACCTGCAGGAATAATTGACACCAAGACGGTCAGAGAAACATATGAGGAAAGCGATGGCTTTGGCAACGTGTTTGTGTCTTCTGTGACTTCAACATTCGTCTCTAACCATTCTGACAGTAAAGCATCTGCTCTGTTTGAAGCAATGGGGAGTCCAACCAGGTACGAAGCTGTGACTTCCCCTTTGATGAGACGACCTAGACACCCCTTTGatgataaagtatttagccGCCCCAAAGAGGAAGGGACAGTTTTTGTAACTTTTAGCAGACCCAAGTAA